One window of the Oncorhynchus mykiss isolate Arlee chromosome 5, USDA_OmykA_1.1, whole genome shotgun sequence genome contains the following:
- the bhmt gene encoding betaine--homocysteine S-methyltransferase 1 has protein sequence MAPAGAKRNILERLDAGEIVIGDGGFVFALEKRGYVKAGPWTPEAAAEHPEAVRQLHREFLRAGSNVMQTFTFYASDDKLENRGNAQRFTGAQINEAACDLAREVANEGDAMVAGGVSQTPSYLSCKSEAEVKGIFKRQLNVFVKKNVDFMIAEYFEHVEEAEWAVQVLKTSGKPVCASLCIGPDGDLNGVSPGDCAVRLVKAGANIVGINCHFDPMICVKTVKMMKEGVERAGLKAHYMVQPLAYHTPDCNCQGFIDLPEFPFGLEPRIMTRWDMHKYAREAFNVGIRFIGGCCGFEPYHIRAVAEELATERGYLPAASVKHGNWGAGLEMHTKPWVRARARRDYWEKLKPASGRPKCPAMSTPDSWGVTKGHADLMQHKEATSLDELKPLFEKAKASH, from the exons ATGGCACCCGCTGGAGCTAAGAGG AACATTCTGGAGCGCCTGGATGCAGGCGAAATTGTCATCGGGGATGGGGGCTTCGTATTCGCTCTGGAGAAGAGGGGATACGTGAAGGCGGGTCCCTGGACTCCCGAGGCCGCCGCAGAGCATCCTGAGGCTG TGCGACAACTGCACCGCGAGTTCCTGCGGGCGGGGTCAAATGTCATGCAGACCTTCACCTTCTACGCCAGCGACGATAAGCTGGAGAACAGGGGTAATGCTCAGCGCTTCACA GGTGCGCAAATCAACGAGGCTGCCTGTGACCTGGCCAGAGAGGTGGCCAATGAGGGTGACGCGATGGTGGCAGGTGGGGTCTCCCAGACCCCCTCATACCTGAGCTGCAAGAGCGAGGCTGAGGTCAAGGGTATCTTCAAGAGGCAGCTCAATGTCTTTGTCAAGAAGAATGTGGATTTCATGATTGCAGAG TACTTTGAGCATGTGGAGGAGGCAGAGTGGGCCGTGCAGGTGCTGAAAACCTCCGGGAAGCCAGTATGTGCCTCCCTGTGCATCGGCCCTGATGGAGACCTCAACGGTGTCAGCCCTGGGGATTGTGCTGTCAGGCTGGTCAAAGCTG GAGCCAATATTGTTGGCATCAACTGCCACTTTGACCCCATGATCTGTGTGAAGACTGTGAAGATGAtgaaagagggagtggagagggcaGGGCTGAAGGCCCACTACATGGTGCAGCCTCTGGCCTACCACACGCCTGACTGCAACTGCCAGGGATTCATCGATCTGCCAGAATTCCCCTTCg GTCTGGAGCCCAGGATTATGACCAGGTGGGACATGCACAAGTACGCCAGAGAGGCCTTCAACGTTGGCATCCGTTTCATCGGTGGCTGCTGCGGCTTCGAGCCCTACCACATCAGGGCTGTGGCTGAGGAGCTGGCCACAGAGAGAGGCTACCTGCCCGCTGCCTCCGTCAAGCACGGCAACTGGGGTGCTGGCTTGGAGATGCACACCAAGCCCTGGGTCCGCGCCAG GGCCCGCCGTGACTACTGGGAGAAGCTGAAGCCAGCATCCGGCCGTCCCAAGTGTCCCGCCATGTCCACCCCTGACAGCTGGGGTGTCACCAAAGGCCATGCTGACCTGATGCAGCACAAGGAGGCCACCAGCCTGGACGAGCTCAAGCCCCTGTTTGAGAAGGCAAAGGCCAGCCACTGA